A single genomic interval of Cytophagia bacterium CHB2 harbors:
- a CDS encoding DNA cytosine methyltransferase, whose translation MPQQPSRRTFLKCLCIRATLPSFRWSAPAPTILKTVSVSATFGAGLMMPDEDRYVSIAELKRLGSFPDQFQLEGSFEERWARIGNSVPPLLMRAIALHIKNEILDRVHTCAARKAAA comes from the coding sequence ATGCCGCAGCAACCTTCAAGGCGAACTTTCCTGAAGTGCCTTTGTATCAGGGCGACATTGCCAAGCTTTCGGTGGAGTGCACCTGCTCCCACGATACTCAAAACGGTAAGTGTGTCCGCCACCTTCGGCGCGGGCTTGATGATGCCCGATGAAGACCGTTATGTTTCGATTGCCGAACTCAAACGGCTCGGCTCGTTTCCGGATCAGTTTCAGCTCGAAGGTTCATTCGAAGAACGCTGGGCGCGCATTGGCAATTCGGTGCCACCCTTGTTGATGCGCGCCATTGCGCTTCACATCAAAAATGAAATTCTGGATCGGGTCCATACTTGTGCTGCACGGAAAGCTGCAGCATGA
- a CDS encoding DNA cytosine methyltransferase encodes MNYCNTLEQFWQDHLAPKSPSAPTVISTFAGCGSSSLGYSMAGFRELLAVEWDEHAAATFKANFPEVPLYQGDIAKLSVECTCSHDTQNGKCVRHLRRGLDDAR; translated from the coding sequence ATGAACTACTGCAACACTCTCGAGCAATTCTGGCAAGATCATCTTGCCCCCAAATCTCCTTCCGCTCCCACAGTCATTTCCACCTTTGCTGGTTGCGGCAGCTCTTCGCTCGGGTATTCCATGGCCGGCTTTCGTGAATTGCTGGCAGTCGAATGGGACGAGCATGCCGCAGCAACCTTCAAGGCGAACTTTCCTGAAGTGCCTTTGTATCAGGGCGACATTGCCAAGCTTTCGGTGGAGTGCACCTGCTCCCACGATACTCAAAACGGTAAGTGTGTCCGCCACCTTCGGCGCGGGCTTGATGATGCCCGATGA
- a CDS encoding M48 family metallopeptidase, producing MTTQMELGGITVDVVLKDIKNIHLSVYPPAGRVRISAPARMKLETIRVFAISKLSWIKLQQKKLRGQERETPREYVDRESHYVWGKRYLLVVEERKQAPSVDLQHRQMLLHVRPCTSRDKKHAIVEEWYREQIKKAVPPLLAKWEPLLGVKVKRFFVQRMKTKWGSCNHNAGTIRLNTELAKKPCECLEYIVVHEMIHLLESTHNERFFILLDQFMPNWRHYRAELNRAPLGHVTWEY from the coding sequence ATGACCACACAGATGGAGTTGGGTGGAATCACAGTGGACGTGGTGCTCAAGGATATTAAGAATATCCATTTGAGCGTTTACCCTCCCGCCGGCCGTGTGCGCATTTCCGCACCCGCGCGCATGAAGCTCGAAACCATTCGTGTCTTCGCCATTTCCAAACTGAGCTGGATCAAACTGCAACAGAAAAAGCTGCGCGGGCAGGAACGCGAAACCCCGCGTGAGTATGTGGATCGCGAAAGCCACTACGTGTGGGGCAAGCGCTACCTGCTTGTCGTGGAGGAGAGAAAACAAGCGCCCTCCGTTGACCTGCAACACCGTCAAATGCTTCTCCATGTGCGGCCTTGTACGAGTAGAGATAAAAAGCATGCCATTGTGGAAGAATGGTATCGCGAGCAGATCAAGAAGGCGGTGCCGCCATTGCTCGCCAAATGGGAGCCGCTGCTGGGCGTGAAGGTGAAGCGCTTTTTTGTGCAACGGATGAAAACCAAGTGGGGAAGCTGCAACCATAACGCCGGCACGATCCGGCTCAACACCGAACTGGCCAAGAAACCCTGCGAATGTCTGGAGTATATTGTGGTTCATGAGATGATTCATCTGCTAGAGTCAACGCACAACGAGCGCTTCTTTATCCTTTTAGATCAGTTCATGCCCAACTGGCGACACTATCGCGCAGAATTGAATCGCGCGCCTTTGGGACATGTGACGTGGGAGTATTGA